A portion of the Chondrinema litorale genome contains these proteins:
- the rpoB gene encoding DNA-directed RNA polymerase subunit beta translates to MALATIRDGRKNFSSIKNVLDYPDFLDVQFRSFRDFFQLDTPPEKRTQEGLYRVFAENFPISDSRENFVLEFIDYTVDPPKYTVDECVDRGLTYSVPLKAKLRLSCNDEDNEEFETIEQEVFLGNIPYMTIRGSFVINGAERVIVSQLHRSPGVFFAQSKHTNGTKLYSARVIPFKGSWIEFATDVNNVMYAYIDRKKKFPVTTLLRAIGWGTDKDILDLFGLSEEVNATAAALKGVVGRKLAARVLKTWTEDFVDEDTGEVVSIDRNEVVMERDSVIEQEDIDTIVDAGVKSIILHRADINIADYTIIYNTLQKDNSNSEKEAVEQIYRQLRNTEAPDEQTARDIIQNLFFSDKRYDLGEVGRYRINKKLSSDTDIDTKVLTKVDIISIVKYLITLINSKAVVDDIDHLSNRRVRTVGEQLYAQFGVGLARMARTIKERMNVRDNEDFKPVDLINARTLSSVINSFFGTNQLSQFMDQTNPLAEITHKRRVSALGPGGLSRERAGFEVRDVHYTHYGRLCTIETPEGPNIGLISSLCVYAKVNSMGFIETPYRKVSEGVVDLGKETVEYLSAEEEDTHTIAQANAPLTDEGNFVNDRVKARFEGDFPVEEPGKISYMDVAPNQIVSVAASLIPFLEHDDANRALMGSNMQRQAVPLLRPDAPIVGTGLEKRVAEDSKALLTAEADGVVDFVDATVIKMNYDLNENERLVSFDDDIVEHTLGKFRRTNQDTCINLRPLVKRGDVVKKGDVLCDGYATHNGELALGRNLLVAFMPWQGYNFEDAIVISEKIVRDDIFTSIHIDEYELEVRDTKRGEEELTPEIPNVSEEAVKNLDENGIVRIGAEIKEGDILIGKITPKGESDPTPEEKLLRAIFGDKAGDVKDASLRAPASLRGVVIDTKLFSRPKKDKDQRAKSKKEVEMLKNRFSRDLIVIRDRLIRKLIQLLEGEICTGIKHKFGHEIMSKGVKFSDMNIKENLFPDENPYKDESTYAVQEEVNLVSDLILDNWTDDEATNQLVVTMVKNFNNRRNEIIGKFKRDRFTLEVGDELPAGIVRLAKVYIAKKRKLKVGDKMAGRHGNKGVVAKIVPQEDMPFLEDGTPMDIVLNPLGVPSRMNIGQIYETVLGWAGLKLGRKYATPIFDGATEEEVDNELKEANLPNFGRVHLYDGLAGDRFDQPVTVGIIYMLKLGHLVDDKMHARSIGPYSLITQQPLGGKAQFGGQRFGEMEVWALEAFGAANVLREILTIKSDDVVGRAKAYEAIVKGENMPRPNIPESFNVLVHELRGLALEITLSN, encoded by the coding sequence ATAGCCTTGGCAACAATTAGAGACGGAAGAAAAAATTTCTCATCAATTAAGAATGTTCTCGACTACCCCGACTTTCTTGATGTCCAATTTAGGTCATTTAGGGACTTTTTCCAGTTGGATACTCCGCCGGAAAAACGTACTCAAGAAGGATTATACAGGGTTTTTGCAGAGAATTTTCCTATATCTGATTCCAGAGAAAATTTTGTATTAGAATTTATTGATTACACTGTTGATCCACCTAAATACACTGTCGATGAGTGTGTAGACAGAGGTCTTACTTACTCTGTGCCACTTAAGGCAAAGTTAAGACTTTCTTGTAACGACGAAGATAATGAGGAGTTTGAAACTATCGAGCAGGAAGTATTCTTAGGTAATATTCCTTATATGACTATAAGGGGATCGTTTGTAATAAATGGAGCAGAGAGAGTAATTGTATCACAATTGCACAGGTCTCCTGGTGTATTCTTCGCTCAAAGTAAACACACAAATGGTACAAAACTTTATTCTGCAAGGGTAATTCCTTTTAAAGGTTCTTGGATTGAGTTTGCTACTGACGTAAACAATGTGATGTATGCTTACATTGACAGAAAGAAAAAATTCCCAGTTACTACGCTTTTAAGAGCAATAGGATGGGGAACAGATAAAGATATTCTTGATCTGTTCGGTCTTTCTGAAGAAGTTAATGCTACAGCTGCTGCACTAAAAGGAGTTGTAGGCAGAAAACTAGCTGCAAGGGTATTAAAAACCTGGACTGAGGATTTTGTGGATGAGGATACAGGTGAGGTGGTTTCTATTGATAGAAACGAAGTAGTAATGGAGAGGGATTCAGTTATTGAGCAGGAAGATATTGATACCATTGTAGATGCTGGTGTTAAAAGTATCATCCTTCACAGAGCTGATATCAACATTGCTGATTACACTATTATATATAATACACTTCAGAAAGATAACTCTAACTCTGAAAAAGAGGCAGTTGAGCAGATATACAGACAGTTAAGAAATACTGAAGCTCCTGATGAGCAAACTGCAAGAGATATCATCCAAAACTTATTCTTTAGTGATAAGAGATATGATTTAGGAGAAGTTGGTAGATACAGAATCAACAAAAAACTTTCTTCTGATACAGATATCGATACCAAGGTATTAACCAAAGTTGATATTATCAGCATTGTAAAATATCTGATCACTCTTATCAACTCAAAAGCAGTAGTTGATGATATTGACCACTTAAGTAACAGAAGGGTAAGAACAGTAGGTGAGCAGCTTTATGCTCAATTTGGTGTTGGTTTAGCTCGTATGGCTCGTACAATCAAAGAAAGAATGAACGTACGTGACAACGAAGACTTTAAACCAGTTGATTTGATCAACGCTCGTACACTATCATCTGTAATTAATTCTTTCTTTGGTACTAACCAGTTGTCTCAGTTTATGGATCAAACTAACCCACTTGCTGAGATTACTCACAAGAGAAGGGTTTCAGCTTTAGGTCCAGGGGGTCTTTCAAGAGAAAGAGCTGGTTTTGAGGTACGTGACGTTCACTATACACACTATGGCCGTCTATGTACTATTGAAACTCCTGAAGGTCCAAACATTGGTCTAATTTCTTCACTTTGTGTTTATGCAAAAGTGAATTCAATGGGCTTTATCGAGACTCCATATAGAAAGGTAAGTGAAGGTGTTGTTGATTTAGGTAAAGAAACTGTTGAATACCTAAGTGCAGAGGAAGAAGATACACATACTATTGCACAGGCTAACGCTCCTTTAACAGACGAAGGTAACTTTGTTAATGATAGAGTTAAAGCGAGATTCGAGGGTGACTTCCCAGTTGAAGAGCCAGGCAAAATCTCTTATATGGATGTTGCGCCAAACCAGATTGTATCTGTGGCAGCTTCGTTAATTCCTTTCCTTGAGCACGATGATGCTAACCGTGCATTGATGGGATCTAACATGCAGCGCCAAGCAGTTCCATTGTTAAGACCTGATGCTCCAATTGTGGGTACTGGACTTGAAAAACGCGTAGCAGAAGACTCTAAAGCTTTACTAACTGCAGAAGCAGATGGTGTAGTTGATTTTGTTGATGCTACTGTTATTAAAATGAATTATGACCTTAACGAAAACGAACGTCTAGTAAGTTTTGACGACGATATCGTTGAGCATACGCTTGGTAAATTCAGAAGAACTAACCAAGATACCTGTATTAACCTTCGTCCTTTAGTTAAAAGAGGAGATGTAGTTAAGAAAGGTGATGTTCTTTGTGATGGATATGCAACACACAACGGAGAACTTGCACTAGGTAGAAACCTACTTGTAGCGTTCATGCCTTGGCAAGGATATAACTTTGAGGATGCGATCGTAATTTCTGAGAAGATTGTAAGAGATGATATATTCACTTCAATCCACATCGACGAATACGAACTTGAAGTAAGAGATACCAAAAGAGGTGAGGAGGAATTAACTCCAGAGATTCCAAACGTAAGTGAGGAAGCAGTAAAAAACCTTGATGAGAACGGTATTGTTAGAATTGGTGCTGAGATTAAAGAAGGTGACATCCTAATTGGTAAAATCACACCTAAAGGTGAAAGCGATCCAACACCAGAAGAAAAACTCCTTAGAGCTATCTTCGGTGATAAAGCTGGTGATGTAAAAGATGCTTCTTTAAGAGCTCCTGCATCATTAAGAGGTGTTGTAATTGATACTAAATTATTCTCAAGACCTAAGAAAGATAAAGACCAAAGAGCTAAGTCTAAGAAAGAAGTAGAAATGCTTAAAAATAGATTTAGCCGTGATTTGATCGTAATCAGAGACAGACTAATCAGAAAACTAATCCAATTATTGGAAGGTGAAATCTGTACTGGAATCAAACACAAATTTGGTCACGAGATCATGAGTAAAGGAGTTAAATTCTCTGATATGAACATAAAAGAGAACTTGTTCCCAGATGAGAACCCTTACAAAGATGAAAGTACTTATGCGGTACAAGAAGAAGTAAACCTTGTTTCTGACCTTATCTTAGATAACTGGACAGATGATGAAGCTACTAACCAGTTAGTAGTTACAATGGTTAAAAACTTCAACAACCGTAGAAACGAAATCATTGGTAAATTTAAGCGTGATCGCTTTACATTAGAAGTTGGAGATGAGTTACCAGCTGGTATCGTAAGACTTGCTAAAGTTTACATTGCTAAAAAACGTAAACTGAAAGTAGGTGATAAGATGGCAGGTCGTCACGGTAACAAAGGGGTTGTTGCTAAGATCGTTCCTCAGGAAGATATGCCATTCTTAGAAGATGGAACTCCAATGGATATCGTATTGAACCCACTTGGTGTACCTTCTCGTATGAACATTGGTCAGATTTATGAAACAGTTCTAGGATGGGCTGGTCTTAAATTAGGTAGAAAATATGCTACTCCAATTTTCGATGGTGCTACAGAGGAAGAAGTAGATAATGAGTTAAAAGAAGCTAATCTACCAAACTTTGGTAGGGTGCATCTTTATGATGGCCTTGCTGGTGATAGATTCGATCAACCAGTAACAGTAGGTATCATTTATATGTTGAAACTTGGTCACCTTGTTGATGACAAAATGCACGCTCGTTCAATCGGTCCTTATTCACTTATTACACAACAGCCATTGGGTGGTAAAGCTCAGTTTGGTGGTCAGCGTTTTGGTGAGATGGAGGTTTGGGCGCTTGAAGCATTTGGTGCAGCAAACGTACTAAGAGAGATTCTTACTATTAAGTCTGATGACGTAGTAGGTAGAGCAAAAGCATATGAAGCTATTGTAAAAGGTGAAAATATGCCAAGACCTAATATACCAGAGTCTTTCAACGTATTGGTTCACGAACTTCGTGGTCTAGCACTTGAAATTACTTTGAGTAACTAA
- a CDS encoding MGMT family protein, whose product MEKASFFKDVYEVVKQIPKGKVTSYGAIANYLGVKSGARMVGWAMNASFTSEETIPAHRVVNRVGLLTGKHHFGSADEMANKLREEGLKVKGDQIIAFDKHFWDPSVELAL is encoded by the coding sequence ATGGAAAAGGCCAGTTTTTTTAAGGATGTTTATGAAGTAGTGAAGCAAATTCCCAAAGGGAAAGTAACTTCTTATGGTGCAATTGCTAATTATCTCGGAGTAAAAAGTGGTGCCCGAATGGTTGGCTGGGCAATGAATGCTTCTTTTACTTCAGAAGAAACCATACCAGCTCATAGAGTAGTTAACAGGGTAGGCTTGCTCACTGGTAAACATCATTTTGGAAGTGCTGACGAAATGGCTAACAAATTAAGAGAAGAAGGCTTAAAAGTAAAAGGTGATCAGATAATAGCTTTTGATAAACATTTTTGGGATCCATCAGTAGAACTGGCACTTTAA
- the pyrF gene encoding orotidine-5'-phosphate decarboxylase: MDRNELFQQILKKKSFLCVGLDTDIKKIPAHLLDLEDPVYEFNKRIIDATSELCVAYKPNIAFYEAMGAKGWETLQKTLDYIPKNIFTIADAKRGDIGNTSGLYARAFFENMSFDSVTVSPYMGSDSVKPFLTYDQKWVILLALTSNKGSEDFQLLDTPEGKLYEQVLRTSSEWGTLDELMYVVGATNTSYIADIRKIIPDHFLLVPGVGAQGGDMEAISKAGMNSKCGLLVNASRSIIYADNGEGFANAARKEATKLQQEMESYLDKYLP; this comes from the coding sequence ATGGATAGAAATGAATTGTTTCAGCAAATCCTGAAAAAGAAATCGTTTCTTTGTGTAGGACTTGATACTGATATCAAAAAAATACCAGCTCATCTACTCGATTTAGAAGATCCAGTTTATGAGTTTAATAAAAGAATTATAGATGCAACCTCTGAACTTTGCGTCGCTTATAAACCGAACATAGCATTTTATGAAGCTATGGGAGCAAAGGGCTGGGAAACCCTCCAAAAAACCCTCGATTATATTCCCAAAAATATTTTCACGATTGCAGATGCAAAAAGGGGAGATATAGGTAATACTTCCGGATTGTACGCGAGAGCATTTTTTGAGAACATGTCTTTCGATTCTGTCACTGTTTCTCCATACATGGGAAGCGATTCGGTAAAGCCATTTTTAACTTACGACCAAAAGTGGGTGATTTTACTGGCACTCACATCTAATAAAGGCAGTGAGGATTTTCAACTACTCGACACACCTGAAGGTAAACTATATGAGCAGGTATTAAGAACATCTTCAGAGTGGGGAACATTAGACGAATTGATGTATGTTGTAGGCGCAACTAATACTTCTTACATAGCAGATATTAGAAAAATTATTCCAGATCATTTCTTATTAGTGCCGGGTGTTGGAGCTCAGGGTGGTGATATGGAAGCTATTTCTAAAGCTGGTATGAACAGTAAGTGTGGCTTGCTGGTAAATGCTTCACGCTCAATTATTTATGCTGATAATGGAGAAGGGTTTGCCAATGCTGCAAGAAAAGAGGCTACAAAGCTTCAACAAGAAATGGAATCCTATTTAGATAAATATTTACCATAA
- a CDS encoding DUF3179 domain-containing (seleno)protein — MAIIRLFLLFLLHTLILIPAFSQRYSKGLHQSWETNLNRFSVPLNDIYALIPRNSISPVYHSNFWNRRQAEKQFFGKEPLVVVVVKSVEKAYPLSVLTYHQIINDKVANIPIAITYCPLSGSVSVYDRRVNFDGRTKLMEFGVSGMLHFGNTIMWDHETESWWQQANGKAIAGDMNEAELEAVPYMVLSYDQFYKSYPYGLVMDYHVDNAVKYGTTPYYKQDDPDKDIPNLYLAEPPLRMPPRQKVVVASSMGDQLIYPIDLVKSFGVINDTPNNNYIAIFYTKGVVSGLDEEYFKDSKDVGTCVVFSAFHRNRRLTFKKSGEDFIDEQTGSVWDISGKCTQGPLKDDQLKILPYRTMFAYAALSMWPESRIFGESY, encoded by the coding sequence ATGGCCATAATTCGCTTATTTTTATTATTTCTACTTCATACACTTATATTAATACCAGCTTTCTCGCAACGATATTCAAAAGGATTGCATCAAAGTTGGGAGACAAACCTAAATAGGTTCAGCGTACCGCTAAACGATATTTATGCGTTAATTCCGCGCAATTCAATTTCTCCAGTTTACCACTCAAATTTTTGGAACAGAAGGCAAGCAGAAAAACAGTTTTTTGGCAAAGAGCCTTTAGTAGTTGTTGTGGTAAAAAGTGTAGAAAAGGCTTATCCTTTAAGTGTACTTACATACCATCAAATAATTAACGATAAGGTAGCAAATATTCCAATAGCTATTACATATTGTCCTTTGTCTGGTTCTGTAAGCGTCTACGACAGAAGAGTTAATTTTGACGGTAGAACCAAATTAATGGAATTTGGAGTTTCAGGAATGCTGCATTTTGGCAATACTATTATGTGGGATCACGAAACGGAGAGTTGGTGGCAGCAAGCTAATGGAAAAGCAATAGCTGGTGATATGAACGAGGCAGAATTAGAAGCGGTACCTTATATGGTGCTTTCATATGATCAGTTTTACAAATCGTATCCATATGGTTTAGTTATGGATTACCATGTAGATAATGCGGTAAAATATGGTACTACGCCTTACTACAAGCAAGACGATCCTGATAAAGATATTCCTAATTTGTATTTGGCTGAGCCACCATTAAGAATGCCTCCAAGACAAAAAGTGGTAGTTGCTTCTTCTATGGGAGATCAGCTAATTTATCCGATAGATTTAGTTAAATCTTTTGGTGTAATTAATGATACTCCTAACAATAACTACATTGCGATTTTTTATACAAAGGGAGTAGTTTCAGGATTGGATGAAGAGTATTTTAAAGATTCAAAAGATGTTGGTACTTGTGTGGTTTTTTCGGCTTTTCACAGAAATAGAAGATTAACTTTTAAGAAAAGCGGAGAAGACTTTATTGATGAGCAAACTGGTTCGGTTTGGGATATTTCAGGCAAATGCACGCAAGGTCCACTAAAAGACGACCAACTAAAAATACTCCCTTATAGAACTATGTTTGCATATGCAGCCCTTTCTATGTGGCCAGAAAGCCGAATTTTTGGTGAAAGTTATTAG
- a CDS encoding serine hydrolase domain-containing protein → MRNYITKHTLRLLVVFALFFHTQLFAQLVVETPAENVGISTDRLQRIDGLINQYIADNKIPGAIALVAREGKIVYHKAIGKKHIEKNINLKTSDIFRLASMTKCITSVALMMLYEEGKFLLDDPVSQYIPEFKNAKVAIFSNDSTYEVVPANTPVTIRHLLSHTSGIGYGAFSPRAAVLYNPKQIPDAFVTADIKIGEKMKLLAQQPLLHHPGEKWTYGLSTDMVGYLVEVLSGKSLSDFMDEKILKPLGMSDTQFYLPDSKKERLVPVYGAIEDNKLTINNNETEFQSFNFPIKGAKAYFSGGSGLTSTAEDYFKFAQMLLNGGIYNNQRILSPLTIELMTSNQIGSLSTSPGNPNFFGLGFSVISKKGAAESLASEGRYNWSGFFNTVYWVDPKEEIVAVLLTQIVPSKSYGLFEKFQNVVNQAVIE, encoded by the coding sequence ATGCGAAACTATATTACTAAACACACACTCAGACTTTTAGTAGTCTTTGCCTTATTTTTTCATACTCAGTTATTTGCCCAATTAGTTGTTGAAACACCTGCCGAAAACGTTGGTATTTCTACAGACAGACTCCAAAGAATTGATGGCTTAATTAACCAATACATTGCTGATAATAAAATACCGGGAGCTATAGCACTGGTAGCCAGAGAAGGTAAAATTGTTTACCACAAAGCCATTGGTAAAAAACACATTGAAAAAAATATAAACTTAAAAACCAGTGATATTTTTAGGTTAGCATCTATGACCAAATGTATTACAAGTGTCGCTCTAATGATGCTTTACGAAGAAGGCAAGTTTTTACTTGACGACCCGGTTTCTCAATACATTCCAGAATTTAAAAATGCCAAAGTTGCCATCTTTTCAAATGACAGCACTTATGAGGTAGTTCCGGCTAATACTCCTGTAACTATTAGGCACTTACTTTCTCATACTTCGGGGATAGGTTATGGCGCATTTTCACCTAGAGCCGCAGTTTTATACAATCCTAAACAAATACCTGATGCTTTTGTAACTGCTGATATTAAGATTGGAGAAAAAATGAAATTACTGGCCCAACAGCCTCTGTTACATCATCCGGGAGAAAAATGGACTTATGGATTAAGTACAGATATGGTGGGTTATCTGGTAGAAGTATTAAGCGGTAAATCACTATCAGATTTTATGGATGAAAAAATACTTAAACCTCTGGGAATGAGCGATACACAATTCTATTTACCAGATTCTAAAAAAGAAAGATTGGTGCCTGTTTATGGAGCAATAGAAGACAACAAGTTAACTATAAATAACAATGAGACTGAGTTTCAAAGCTTCAACTTTCCCATAAAAGGTGCGAAAGCCTACTTTTCTGGTGGAAGCGGACTAACTAGCACCGCTGAAGACTATTTTAAATTTGCTCAAATGCTGCTCAATGGAGGTATCTACAATAACCAAAGAATTTTGAGTCCTTTAACTATCGAATTAATGACCAGCAACCAAATAGGATCGCTTTCTACAAGTCCGGGAAATCCTAATTTTTTTGGTTTGGGTTTTTCTGTGATTTCTAAAAAAGGTGCTGCTGAGTCTTTAGCTTCAGAAGGCAGATATAATTGGTCTGGCTTCTTTAATACAGTTTACTGGGTAGACCCTAAAGAAGAAATAGTTGCGGTACTTCTCACTCAGATTGTACCCAGCAAAAGTTATGGTTTATTTGAGAAATTTCAGAACGTTGTGAATCAGGCAGTTATCGAATAA
- a CDS encoding SOS response-associated peptidase → MCGRFTLVKEKKQIEERFDAKFDGDLFRKNYNASPGSFLSVITNDQPKAIQPFHWGLVPSWAKNMQMAFKTINARKETIQEKPAFKFAYDYQRCLVLADGYYEWKMYGKNKVPYRITLKNDSLFAMAGLWEKWEQTNGNTLHSFSIVTIPAISNIAHIHDRMPVILSRINEQKWLDTELPGKQIYDELVAPPTSDIKFYTVSQKVNKADNNAAELIEPHAHSIQGSLF, encoded by the coding sequence ATGTGCGGCCGGTTTACATTGGTGAAAGAAAAAAAGCAAATAGAAGAAAGGTTTGATGCTAAGTTTGACGGAGACTTATTTAGAAAAAATTACAATGCTTCTCCTGGTAGTTTTTTGTCTGTAATTACCAACGATCAACCAAAAGCCATACAGCCTTTCCATTGGGGTTTGGTACCTTCTTGGGCTAAGAATATGCAAATGGCATTTAAAACTATAAATGCACGAAAGGAAACCATTCAAGAAAAGCCGGCTTTTAAGTTTGCCTATGATTACCAGCGTTGTTTGGTTTTAGCAGATGGTTATTATGAGTGGAAAATGTATGGCAAAAACAAAGTTCCTTACAGAATTACTTTAAAAAACGATTCCTTATTTGCCATGGCAGGCTTGTGGGAAAAATGGGAACAAACTAATGGCAATACATTGCATTCTTTTAGTATTGTAACCATACCCGCCATTTCTAATATAGCACATATCCACGACAGAATGCCAGTAATTTTATCTCGTATTAACGAACAAAAATGGCTTGATACAGAATTACCAGGCAAACAGATTTATGATGAATTAGTAGCTCCTCCAACTTCTGATATTAAATTTTATACAGTTTCGCAAAAAGTTAATAAGGCAGATAACAACGCTGCTGAGCTTATAGAGCCACATGCTCATTCAATACAAGGAAGCCTTTTTTGA
- a CDS encoding SdiA-regulated domain-containing protein yields MQFVTKSLKYFILLLIINFSCINAKEDDKKSEISDSLKFKVSEMKGFDIPYKLDDADEKYKLPDDLDEISGIQYIKENVIACVQDEKGKIYYYDLKEDEITEKYDFADDGDYEDLEIIGDVAYVIRSDGRLYRIENFPSENMDVKHRDLPLKSKNNVEGLCFDPSTNSLLLACKDEAGIDVNLKKQRAVYSFEIDKTDFNSKPRFLIDIDVLRKITDKKKTSFQPSGIAIHPITKHIYMIATAGKLMVVLSPKGEILGVEELDKDELKQPEGITFDPQGNMYISNEARGGKGNIMLFNYQKNE; encoded by the coding sequence ATGCAGTTTGTAACGAAGAGCTTGAAATACTTTATTCTTTTGTTAATTATTAATTTTTCATGTATTAATGCGAAAGAGGACGATAAAAAATCCGAAATTTCAGATAGTTTAAAATTTAAAGTTTCAGAAATGAAAGGTTTTGATATTCCATACAAATTAGATGATGCAGACGAAAAATATAAACTGCCAGATGATTTAGATGAGATCTCAGGTATACAATACATTAAAGAAAATGTAATTGCCTGTGTACAAGATGAGAAAGGTAAAATTTACTATTATGATTTGAAAGAAGATGAGATAACTGAAAAATACGATTTTGCAGATGATGGCGACTACGAAGATCTAGAAATTATAGGAGATGTAGCATATGTTATCAGAAGTGATGGAAGGTTATACAGGATTGAAAATTTTCCTTCAGAAAATATGGATGTAAAACATCGCGATTTACCTCTCAAGTCTAAAAATAATGTAGAAGGCTTATGTTTCGATCCATCAACTAATTCTTTATTACTTGCTTGTAAAGATGAAGCAGGTATCGATGTCAATTTAAAAAAGCAAAGGGCAGTTTATAGTTTTGAAATCGATAAAACAGATTTTAACTCTAAGCCACGATTTTTAATAGATATCGATGTTTTAAGAAAGATAACCGATAAAAAGAAAACATCTTTCCAGCCTTCAGGCATTGCAATTCACCCAATTACCAAGCATATTTATATGATTGCTACTGCTGGTAAATTGATGGTTGTGCTTTCGCCTAAAGGAGAAATTTTAGGAGTGGAAGAACTTGATAAAGATGAGTTAAAACAACCAGAAGGTATTACCTTTGACCCGCAGGGGAATATGTACATTTCAAATGAGGCCAGAGGGGGGAAAGGGAATATTATGTTGTTTAATTATCAGAAAAATGAGTAA